ACGACCACTGGTTCACAATTCATTAATTTGAGCCTACACTGTCGTTGCCAATAAATAACATTTGATTAACTATTCGTTGTCATTATCCCTACACAACAATATTGGCAGGACCACTTTTACACATAATGTGACGAAAAGATGAGCACAGACTCATTGCATTATTGTGCGTGTGGCCCTCAGGAGACCTGCAATGAATCTCTGGCAACAAAACTACGATCCGGCCGGTAACATCTGGCTTTCCAGTCTGATCGCATCGCTCCCGATTCTGTTCTTCTTTTTCGCGCTGATTAAGCTCAAGCTGAAAGGCTATGTTGCCGCCTCGTGGACGGTGGTTATTGCGCTGACCGTGGCGCTGCTGTTCTACAAAATGCCGGTCGATCATGCGCTGGCCTCGGTGGTGTACGGTTTCTTCTACGGTCTGTGGCCGATTGCCTGGATCATTATCGCCGCTGTGTTTGTCTACAAAATCTCGGTAAAAACAGGGCAGTTCGACATCATCCGTTCATCCATTCTGTCGATTACCCCTGACCAGCGTTTACAGATGCTGATCGTCGGTTTCTCATTTGGCGCTTTCCTCGAAGGAGCAGCAGGATTTGGCGCACCGGTCGCCATCACTGCCGCACTGTTGGTGGGGCTCGGCTTTAACCCGCTGTATGCCGCCGGGCTGTGTCTAATTGTCAATACCGCACCCGTGGCGTTTGGCGCGATGGGGATCCCGATTCTGGTCGCCGGCCAGGTTACCGGGCTGGACAGCTTTGAAATCGGCCAGATGGTCGGTCGTCAGTTACCGTTCCTGACGATTATCGTATTGTTCTGGATCATGGCGATTATGGACGGCTGGCGCGGCGTGAAAGAGACGTGGCCTGCGGTGATGGTGGCTGGCGGGTCGTTTGCTATCGCCCAGTACCTCAGTTCAAACTTTATCGGCCCGGAACTGCCGGACATCATCTCCTCGCTGGTATCGCTGGTCTGTCTGACCCTGTTCCTGAAACGCTGGCAGCCGGTGCGCATCTTCCGTTTTGGTGACATGGGCGCATCGCTGGTCGATCAGACACTGGCACGCACGAACTATACCTCCGGGCAGGTCGTTCGCGCCTGGTCGCCATTCCTGTTCCTGACGGCCACGGTGACCCTCTGGAGTGTTCCGCCGTTTAAAGCCCTGTTCGCCCCCGGTGGCGCGTTGTACGACTGGGTGATTAACATACCGGTCCCATTCCTCGACAAACTGGTTGCCCGCATGCCGCCCGTGGTGCACGAAGCCACCGCCTATGCGGCCGTGTATAAATTTGACTGGTTCTCTGCGACCGGCACCGCGATCCTGTTCGCTGCCCTGCTGTCCATCGTCTGGCTGAAGATGAAGCCTTCCGCCGCCATTCAGACATTCGGCAGTACGCTTAAAGAACTGGCGCTACCGATCTACTCCATTGGGATGGTATTGGCCTTTGCGTTTATCTCCAACTATTCCGGGCTCTCTTCGACGCTGGCGTTAGCGCTGGCGCACACGGGCAGCGCATTTACCTTCTTCTCGCCGTTCCTCGGTTGGTTGGGGGTGTTCCTGACCGGTTCCGATACCTCTTCTAACGCGCTGTTTGCCGCCCTGCAGGCCACCGCCGCACAGCAAATCGGCGTGTCCGATGTACTGATGGTGGCAGCAAATACCACCGGCGGCGTCACCGGCAAAATGATTTCGCCGCAGTCTATCGCCATCGCCTGTGCGGCGGTCGGACTGGTCGGCAAAGAGTCGGATTTGTTCCGTTTTACCGTCAAACACAGCCTGATTTTCACCTGCATGGTGGGCGTGATCACCACGCTTCAGGCTTACGTCTTAACCTGGATGATTCCATGATAGTGATGCCCAGACGCCTGTCGGACGAGATTGCCTCTCGTGTGCGGGCGCTGATTGAAGAACAACAGCTGGAAGCGGGCATGAAACTGCCCGCTGAGCGTCAGCTAGCGGTACAACTTGGTGTCTCGCGCAACTCACTGCGCGAGGCGCTGGCGAAGCTCGTCAGTGAAGGCGTGCTGCTCAGCCGTCGCGGCGGCGGCACATTTATCCGCTGGCAGCATGAAGAGTGGTCTGAACAAAACATTGTTCAACCGCTGAAAACCCTGATGGCCGACGATCCGGATTACAGTTTCGATATCCTCGAAGCCCGACACGCCATCGAAGCCAGCACGGCCTGGCATGCGGCGATGCGCGCCACTACCGCCGACAAAGAGAAAATCAAACTCTGCTTTGACGCCACGCTCAGCGAAGATCCGGATCTCGCCTCTCAGGCCGACGTCCGATTTCATCTGGCTATCGCCGAAGCCTCACACAATGTGGTGCTGTTACAAACGATGCGCGGGTTCTTCGACGTACTGCACTCATCGGTGAAGCAGAGCCGACAGCGCATGTATCTCGTTCCGCCTGTCTTTTCCCGGCTAACGGAGCAACACCAGGCGGTACTGGATGCCATTCTCGCGGGCGACGCCGACGGCGCGCGCAAGGCAATGATGGCGCACCTCAGTTTCGTCCATACCACCATTAAACAATTCGATGAAGACCAGGCCCGCCAGGCGCGAATTACCCGCCTGCCCGGCGACCACAATGAAAATTCCAGGGAGAACAAAGCATGATTATTTCAGCCGCCAGCGATTATCGCGCCGCAGCCCAGCGCATTCTGCCCCCGTTCCTGTTCCACTACATCGATGGCGGAGCGTATGCGGAACACACCCTGCGTCGTAATGTAGAAGACTTATCGGACGTGGCACTACGCCAGCGCGTGCTGAAGAACATGTCTGACTTAAGTCTGGAAACCACACTGTTTAAAGAAAAACTGTCGATGCCGGTGGCTCTGGCTCCGGTCGGCTTGTGCGGCATGTATGCCCGTCGCGGCGAAGTGCAAGCCGCTGCGGCAGCCGATGCGAAAGGGATCCCGTTTACCCTTTCCACCGTCTCTGTGTGTCCGATTGAAGAAGTCGCACCAACCCTTAACCGTCCGATGTGGTTCCAGTTGTATGTTCTGCGTGACCGTGGATTCATGCGTAATGCGCTGGAACGTGCAAAAGCGGCGGGCTGCTCAACGCTGGTCTTCACGGTCGATATGCCAACACCAGGCGCACGCTATCGTGATGCCCACTCCGGGATGAGTGGGCCGAATGCCGCTCTGCGTCGCTACTGGCAGGCGGTTACGCATCCGCAGTGGGCCTGGGATGTCGGCCTGAATGGTCGTCCGCACGATCTCGGCAATATCTCCACTTACCTCGGCAAACCAACCGGGTTGGAAGATTACATCGGCTGGCTGGCAAACAACTTTGATCCATCGATTTCATGGAAGGACCTTGAGTGGATCCGGGAATTCTGGGACGGTCCAATGGTGATCAAAGGGATCCTTGATCCGGAAGACGCCCGTGATGCGGTTCGTTTTGGTGCCGATGGGATTGTGGTCTCTAACCACGGTGGCCGTCAGTTAGACGGCGTGCTCTCTTCTGCCCGCGCCCTGCCCGCCATTGCCGACGCGGTGAAAGGTGACATCGCCATCCTGGCGGACAGCGGCATCCGCAACGGGCTGGACGTGGTACGTATGATTGCGCTGGGTGCTGATACCGTCCTGCTGGGCCGTGCGTATCTGTACGCGCTGGCGACAGCGGGTCAGGCCGGTGTGGCCAATCTGCTGAATCTGATCGAGAAAGAGATGAAGGTTGCTATGACGCTGACCGGCGCGAAATCCATTAACGAAATCAGCCGTGATTCTCTGGTGCAGGAGCTGGGCAAGAGTCTACCCGCCGCGCTGGCTCCGCTTGCCCGTGGCGATGCCGCCTGATCCTGACCTCGCATAACCTCTGCCGCTATAGGGTCGGTCTGTTTTTTCAGCCCGACCCTTTTTTATGAAAAATTAACGCTTGGTTAACAATTACGACCAGTTTATTTGACAAGCTTTTATTCCACTGTCAAATGTATAGACAAGCTAATACAAGGGCAACATACGCAACATCGATAATCATAACGGGCGGGGGCGACATGATTTATACCGGAAAAGTGAATATCCAGCAGGCGATCGATGACAGTCCTTTTTCACGCTTTCACTGGGTCATTATTGTGCTGGGTTTTCTCATTCTGGCCATTGACGGCTTCGATACGGCGGCCATGGGCTATATTGCCCCCACGCTCTCAACCGACTGGGGCATCAGGAAGCAGGATCTGGGGCCGGTATTAAGTGCTGCGCTATTAGGACTCTCACTCGGCGCCCTGTTGGCCGGGCCGATTTCGGATCGGATGGGCCGTAAGCGCGTGCTGGTCTTTTCCTGCCTGTTCTTTGGTCTCGCCAGTCTGGGAACCGCCTGGGCTCAGACGCTGAATATGTTAACGTTCTGGCGGTTTCTCACCGGGCTCGGGCTGGGTGCCGCGATGCCTAACGCCATCACTCTGGTTTCTGAATTTGCGCCTAAGCGCTGCCGCTCAATGGCTATTAACACCATGTACTGCGGCTTTCCTCTTGGCGCAGCGGGAGGTGGCGTGATCTCTTCCTGGCTCATTCCAAACTATGGCTGGCATAGCGTACTGCTTGCCGGTGCGATCGCACCGCTGGTGCTCAGCGTGCTGTTAGTGCTGTTCCTGCCTGAGTCGGTGAAATATCTCGTTCACCGTGGTAAAGAGATTTCACACGTCAAGCGTATTGCCCAACGTTTTATGTCGGGGAATCTGGAGCAGGTTACCCATTTTTATCTGGATGAAGAACGCGTCGCGACCCAAAAAGGGAGCGTGGCGCAACTCTTCAGCATGCCATGGCTGCCGGGCACACTGATGCTCTGGATGACCTACTTTATGGGGCTGGTTATCTATTATGTCCTTCTCAGTTGGATGCCAACATTGATGCTGGGAATGGGTTATCCACTGGCGGAATCCGCCTGGCTGACGTCGTTGTTCACTTTTGGCGGTACGGCGGGGATCCTGCTGGCCGGTTGGTTGATGGACCGCTGGGAAGCGCACAAAGTGGTTTCGCTCGGCTTTGTCCTGACGATGCTGTTTGCCCTCGCTCTCGGGTTTGAGCATAACGACATCATCCTGTTTGGTGCATTAATCTTCCTGATGGGGATTACCATGAACGGCGCACAGTCTGGACTCCAGACGCTGGCTGCCACGTTTTATCCTACCCACTGCCGCGCGACAGGCATTGCCTGGATGCAGGGTGTAGGCCGCTTTGGCGGTGTTGCCGGAACCATGATGAGCGCCCAGTTGCTTTCCCTGCAATGGCAGGCTGACAGTATACTGATGTTCCTCAGCCTTCCAGCGCTGGTCGCGGCTGCCGCGACGATTTATAAGCTGCAACGCTATAAACCACACCGTCTGACCGTCGCATAGTCCCCGCCATTTCTGCTATTCTGCCCCCGTTATTAAGGGGGCAGTATGCTTAACATCGTTTTATTTGAACCAGAAATCCCGCCAAAC
The DNA window shown above is from Citrobacter farmeri and carries:
- the lldP gene encoding L-lactate permease — protein: MNLWQQNYDPAGNIWLSSLIASLPILFFFFALIKLKLKGYVAASWTVVIALTVALLFYKMPVDHALASVVYGFFYGLWPIAWIIIAAVFVYKISVKTGQFDIIRSSILSITPDQRLQMLIVGFSFGAFLEGAAGFGAPVAITAALLVGLGFNPLYAAGLCLIVNTAPVAFGAMGIPILVAGQVTGLDSFEIGQMVGRQLPFLTIIVLFWIMAIMDGWRGVKETWPAVMVAGGSFAIAQYLSSNFIGPELPDIISSLVSLVCLTLFLKRWQPVRIFRFGDMGASLVDQTLARTNYTSGQVVRAWSPFLFLTATVTLWSVPPFKALFAPGGALYDWVINIPVPFLDKLVARMPPVVHEATAYAAVYKFDWFSATGTAILFAALLSIVWLKMKPSAAIQTFGSTLKELALPIYSIGMVLAFAFISNYSGLSSTLALALAHTGSAFTFFSPFLGWLGVFLTGSDTSSNALFAALQATAAQQIGVSDVLMVAANTTGGVTGKMISPQSIAIACAAVGLVGKESDLFRFTVKHSLIFTCMVGVITTLQAYVLTWMIP
- the lldR gene encoding transcriptional regulator LldR, which gives rise to MIVMPRRLSDEIASRVRALIEEQQLEAGMKLPAERQLAVQLGVSRNSLREALAKLVSEGVLLSRRGGGTFIRWQHEEWSEQNIVQPLKTLMADDPDYSFDILEARHAIEASTAWHAAMRATTADKEKIKLCFDATLSEDPDLASQADVRFHLAIAEASHNVVLLQTMRGFFDVLHSSVKQSRQRMYLVPPVFSRLTEQHQAVLDAILAGDADGARKAMMAHLSFVHTTIKQFDEDQARQARITRLPGDHNENSRENKA
- the lldD gene encoding FMN-dependent L-lactate dehydrogenase LldD, which gives rise to MIISAASDYRAAAQRILPPFLFHYIDGGAYAEHTLRRNVEDLSDVALRQRVLKNMSDLSLETTLFKEKLSMPVALAPVGLCGMYARRGEVQAAAAADAKGIPFTLSTVSVCPIEEVAPTLNRPMWFQLYVLRDRGFMRNALERAKAAGCSTLVFTVDMPTPGARYRDAHSGMSGPNAALRRYWQAVTHPQWAWDVGLNGRPHDLGNISTYLGKPTGLEDYIGWLANNFDPSISWKDLEWIREFWDGPMVIKGILDPEDARDAVRFGADGIVVSNHGGRQLDGVLSSARALPAIADAVKGDIAILADSGIRNGLDVVRMIALGADTVLLGRAYLYALATAGQAGVANLLNLIEKEMKVAMTLTGAKSINEISRDSLVQELGKSLPAALAPLARGDAA
- a CDS encoding MFS transporter, which encodes MIYTGKVNIQQAIDDSPFSRFHWVIIVLGFLILAIDGFDTAAMGYIAPTLSTDWGIRKQDLGPVLSAALLGLSLGALLAGPISDRMGRKRVLVFSCLFFGLASLGTAWAQTLNMLTFWRFLTGLGLGAAMPNAITLVSEFAPKRCRSMAINTMYCGFPLGAAGGGVISSWLIPNYGWHSVLLAGAIAPLVLSVLLVLFLPESVKYLVHRGKEISHVKRIAQRFMSGNLEQVTHFYLDEERVATQKGSVAQLFSMPWLPGTLMLWMTYFMGLVIYYVLLSWMPTLMLGMGYPLAESAWLTSLFTFGGTAGILLAGWLMDRWEAHKVVSLGFVLTMLFALALGFEHNDIILFGALIFLMGITMNGAQSGLQTLAATFYPTHCRATGIAWMQGVGRFGGVAGTMMSAQLLSLQWQADSILMFLSLPALVAAAATIYKLQRYKPHRLTVA